In one window of bacterium DNA:
- a CDS encoding ferritin family protein, translated as MTAFANVEEALNFAIKREIEAARFYTQLAARMQRREMKEALLEMAEEEKGHRDRLITVRDGGGFQARPRELRDLKVADYVDMPEITADLDWAQALIVAMKREAAARDLYLELARLSPDEAIRSVFERLAEEEGLHKRRFEAEYEERVLEGN; from the coding sequence ATGACCGCGTTCGCCAATGTCGAGGAGGCCCTCAACTTCGCCATCAAGCGCGAGATCGAGGCCGCCCGCTTCTACACGCAGCTGGCCGCCCGCATGCAGCGGCGCGAGATGAAGGAGGCCCTGCTCGAGATGGCGGAGGAGGAGAAGGGCCACCGCGATCGACTGATCACCGTGCGGGACGGGGGAGGCTTCCAGGCCCGCCCCCGGGAGTTGCGCGACCTGAAGGTCGCCGACTACGTGGACATGCCGGAGATCACGGCGGACCTGGACTGGGCGCAGGCCCTCATCGTCGCCATGAAGCGGGAGGCCGCCGCCCGCGACCTCTACCTGGAGCTGGCCCGCCTCAGTCCCGACGAGGCCATTCGGTCCGTCTTCGAGCGGCTGGCCGAGGAGGAGGGCCTCCACAAGAGACGCTTCGAGGCGGAATACGAGGAGCGCGTGCTGGAAGGCAACTGA